A section of the Neorhizobium galegae bv. orientalis str. HAMBI 540 genome encodes:
- a CDS encoding alpha/beta hydrolase family protein — protein sequence MRPTLRFFALLLAGISNSSALAADPVGVRKISVVSPEHDRALAVTVWYPSKGDGETTSIGDNRIFEGSPASKNASPESGRFPLVLLSHGSGSRAEGMAWIATRLAEAGFIVAGPNHPGTTSGDSTPAATPKIWERTQDLSDIITALTGEAPWKAAIDTEHIGVLGFSLGGSTAMELAGARADLDAYKRYCDDYPAMMDCIWFRGGRGFADGEQVAVKKFDLESIDRARFERSNRDRRVTAAVMVDPGLATAFTAGSVKAIDIPVTVVNLGSVGQIPVAVLSDVLGKQAPNASYAQVNDANHFSFLPVCKPGAAEFLKSVEETDPICDENTSRSRADIHRELTGLIVSAFERGLKPSR from the coding sequence ATGCGACCCACCCTTCGCTTTTTTGCTCTTCTGCTGGCGGGTATCAGCAATTCATCCGCCCTTGCCGCCGATCCCGTCGGCGTCCGGAAAATCAGTGTGGTTTCGCCCGAACACGATCGGGCACTTGCGGTAACCGTCTGGTATCCGTCAAAGGGTGACGGCGAAACGACGTCCATCGGCGACAACCGGATTTTCGAGGGATCGCCTGCATCGAAGAACGCGTCCCCCGAAAGCGGTCGCTTTCCGCTCGTGCTCCTGTCCCATGGCTCCGGCTCCCGCGCCGAAGGCATGGCCTGGATTGCCACCAGGCTCGCCGAGGCGGGCTTCATCGTCGCCGGTCCCAACCATCCCGGCACCACGAGCGGCGATTCCACGCCGGCCGCGACGCCGAAGATCTGGGAACGCACTCAGGATCTTTCCGACATCATCACCGCATTGACCGGCGAAGCCCCCTGGAAGGCGGCAATCGACACAGAGCATATCGGCGTTCTCGGCTTCTCGCTCGGCGGCAGTACGGCGATGGAGCTTGCCGGCGCACGTGCCGATCTCGATGCCTACAAACGGTATTGCGATGACTATCCGGCCATGATGGATTGCATCTGGTTCCGAGGCGGGCGCGGTTTTGCCGATGGCGAGCAGGTCGCGGTCAAAAAATTCGATCTCGAAAGCATCGACAGGGCACGCTTCGAACGATCGAACCGCGATCGGCGCGTCACTGCGGCCGTCATGGTCGATCCGGGTCTTGCGACGGCTTTCACGGCCGGCAGTGTGAAAGCCATCGATATTCCGGTGACCGTCGTCAATCTCGGCAGCGTCGGGCAAATCCCGGTCGCGGTGCTTTCGGACGTGCTGGGGAAACAGGCCCCGAATGCCAGCTATGCGCAGGTGAACGATGCCAACCATTTCAGTTTCCTGCCCGTCTGCAAACCGGGTGCGGCCGAGTTCCTGAAATCCGTCGAAGAGACCGATCCGATCTGCGATGAAAACACCAGCCGATCGCGGGCCGATATTCACCGGGAACTGACCGGCCTCATCGTTTCGGCTTTCGAGCGAGGCCTCAAACCCAGCCGCTGA
- a CDS encoding FAD-binding monooxygenase yields the protein MQFHLNGFEPGDPEIFHPEDRYAAPVEAGPLPEEVDVLIVGCGPAGMTLAAQLSAFPDIRTCIVDQRSGPLLRGQADGIACRTMEMFHAFGFAERVLQESYWVNETTFWKPDDAKRENIVRSGRIDDTEDGLSEFPHVILNQARVQDFFLDVMRKSPTRLEPHYSRRLIDLETDPAASDYPVTARLERLEPSHEGEIEIIKARYVVGCDGARSTVRKSIGRALHGDSANHAWGVMDVLAVTDFPDIRLKALIQSAGEGSIVLIPREGGYMVRIYVEMDKLNENERVASRNITVDKLIAAVQRVLHPHTFEVKEVAWWSVYEIGQRLTDKFDDVAEDAIGERLPHVFIAGDACHTHSPKAGQGMNVSMQDGFNLGWKLAAVLQGRSRPDLLHSYSAERQTIAKELIDFDREWSAMLSAPLKSPDDPDGDGVEPAEVQKYFVRSGRYTAGTATRYTPSVLTGEATHQHLAKGLTIGTRFHSAPAIRLADAKPTQLGHAAKADGRWRIYAFAGAEDRAAPSSRLRALCDFLAGSPTSPVKRHTPAGQDIDSVIDFRVVFQQAHRTLAVETMPTFLLPRKGRYGLRDYEKMFCPDFKSGQDIFDMRGIDREQGCMVLVRPDQYVAHVLPLDGYAELSAFFDGFMVPQN from the coding sequence ATGCAATTCCATCTGAATGGGTTCGAGCCCGGCGACCCGGAAATCTTTCACCCGGAGGATCGATACGCTGCACCTGTCGAGGCAGGGCCGCTTCCTGAGGAAGTCGATGTCCTGATCGTCGGCTGCGGTCCGGCAGGCATGACGCTCGCCGCACAGCTGTCGGCCTTTCCCGACATCAGGACCTGCATCGTCGACCAGCGATCCGGCCCGCTGCTGCGCGGCCAGGCCGACGGCATTGCCTGCCGCACGATGGAAATGTTCCACGCCTTCGGTTTTGCCGAGCGCGTGCTCCAGGAATCCTACTGGGTCAACGAGACCACGTTCTGGAAACCTGACGACGCAAAACGGGAGAACATCGTCCGCAGCGGCAGGATCGACGATACCGAGGATGGGCTTTCCGAATTTCCGCATGTCATCCTCAACCAGGCGCGCGTGCAGGATTTCTTCCTCGACGTCATGCGCAAATCACCGACCCGGCTCGAACCGCATTATTCGCGACGCCTGATCGATCTGGAGACCGACCCGGCCGCCTCCGACTATCCGGTGACCGCGAGGCTGGAGCGCCTCGAGCCCTCCCACGAAGGTGAAATCGAGATCATCAAGGCCCGTTACGTCGTCGGCTGCGACGGGGCGCGCAGCACGGTGCGCAAGTCGATCGGCCGGGCGCTGCACGGCGATTCCGCCAATCACGCCTGGGGCGTCATGGACGTGCTCGCCGTTACCGATTTTCCCGACATCCGCCTCAAGGCGCTGATCCAGTCCGCCGGCGAAGGCAGCATCGTGCTGATTCCGCGCGAAGGCGGCTACATGGTCCGCATCTATGTGGAGATGGACAAGCTCAACGAGAACGAGCGGGTCGCGAGCCGCAACATCACCGTCGACAAGCTGATCGCGGCCGTGCAGCGTGTCCTGCATCCCCACACGTTCGAGGTGAAGGAGGTCGCCTGGTGGTCGGTCTACGAGATCGGTCAGCGGCTTACCGACAAGTTCGACGACGTGGCCGAAGACGCGATCGGAGAGCGTCTGCCCCATGTCTTCATCGCCGGTGACGCCTGCCATACCCACAGCCCGAAAGCCGGCCAGGGCATGAACGTCTCGATGCAGGACGGGTTCAATCTCGGCTGGAAACTGGCGGCCGTCCTGCAGGGACGGAGCAGGCCCGATCTGCTGCACAGCTATTCCGCCGAACGCCAGACCATCGCCAAGGAACTGATCGACTTCGACCGCGAATGGTCGGCCATGCTGAGCGCGCCGCTGAAATCCCCGGATGATCCGGATGGCGACGGCGTCGAGCCGGCGGAAGTGCAGAAATATTTCGTCCGGTCGGGGCGTTATACCGCGGGTACAGCGACCCGCTACACGCCGTCGGTGCTGACCGGCGAAGCCACCCATCAGCATCTCGCCAAGGGGCTGACGATCGGCACGCGGTTCCATTCGGCGCCGGCGATCCGCCTGGCCGATGCCAAGCCTACGCAACTCGGCCATGCCGCCAAGGCGGACGGCCGCTGGCGCATCTATGCCTTTGCAGGCGCGGAAGATCGCGCGGCCCCCTCCTCGCGGCTGCGGGCGCTTTGCGATTTCCTGGCGGGCTCCCCCACCTCGCCGGTGAAGCGACATACGCCGGCCGGCCAGGACATCGACTCGGTGATCGATTTCCGCGTCGTCTTCCAGCAGGCCCATCGCACGCTTGCCGTCGAAACCATGCCGACTTTCCTGCTGCCCCGGAAGGGCCGTTACGGGCTCCGCGACTACGAGAAGATGTTCTGCCCCGACTTCAAGAGCGGGCAGGATATTTTCGACATGCGCGGCATCGATCGGGAACAGGGCTGCATGGTCCTGGTGCGGCCGGACCAGTATGTCGCGCATGTGCTGCCGCTCGACGGATATGCCGAGCTGTCGGCGTTCTTCGATGGCTTCATGGTGCCGCAGAACTAG
- a CDS encoding MFS transporter, which translates to MATPAAASGLSAAMTFVMAAACGLIAANLYYSQPLAGPIAASIGLPAHATGLIVTLTQIGYGLGLLLVVPLGDLLENRRLILTMIGVVTVALLGAGLSTATIPFLAASLAIGIGSTAVQMIVPFAASLTNDANRGRVVGNVMSGLMIGIMMARPVSSFVAEFSSWHIVFFLSAAAMIVLGFVLAARLPKRMPQTKLSYFGLLGSMGRLYATQPVLRRRAFYQACQFATFSLFWTVTPLVLAGPAFHLSQAGIALFALAGVAGAIASPIAGRLADRDLGRPATIFGIGAVAVAFLITHIAPEGSVVALALLTLAAILLDFGVTMTLVIGQRSIYNLGADLRSRLNGLYMATFFCGGAIGSAVGAWAFAEGGWLLASSLGLALPVIAFLYFLTEKRAKV; encoded by the coding sequence ATGGCCACGCCGGCGGCGGCTTCCGGCTTGTCCGCCGCGATGACCTTCGTCATGGCCGCAGCCTGCGGCCTCATCGCCGCCAATCTCTATTATTCCCAACCGCTCGCAGGGCCGATCGCCGCCTCGATCGGCCTGCCGGCGCATGCGACCGGCCTTATCGTCACGCTGACCCAGATCGGTTACGGCCTCGGCCTGCTGCTGGTCGTGCCGCTCGGCGACCTTCTGGAAAACCGCCGGCTGATCCTCACCATGATCGGCGTGGTCACGGTGGCGCTGCTCGGCGCCGGCCTGTCCACCGCGACCATCCCGTTCCTCGCCGCGTCGCTGGCGATCGGCATCGGCTCCACCGCCGTGCAGATGATCGTGCCGTTTGCCGCCAGCCTGACCAATGATGCCAATCGTGGCCGGGTGGTCGGCAATGTCATGAGCGGGCTGATGATCGGCATCATGATGGCCCGGCCAGTCTCGAGCTTCGTTGCCGAGTTCTCCTCCTGGCACATCGTCTTTTTCCTGTCGGCAGCGGCGATGATCGTGCTCGGCTTCGTGCTTGCCGCGCGGCTGCCGAAGCGCATGCCGCAGACGAAGCTCTCGTATTTCGGCCTGCTCGGATCGATGGGTCGCCTTTACGCCACCCAGCCGGTTCTGCGCCGCCGAGCTTTCTACCAGGCCTGCCAGTTCGCCACTTTCAGCCTGTTCTGGACGGTGACGCCGCTGGTTCTCGCCGGCCCCGCCTTCCATCTCAGTCAGGCCGGCATCGCGCTGTTTGCCCTGGCTGGTGTGGCCGGCGCCATCGCCTCACCGATCGCCGGACGCCTGGCCGACCGGGATCTCGGCCGGCCTGCGACGATCTTCGGGATCGGAGCCGTCGCCGTCGCCTTCCTGATCACCCATATCGCCCCTGAAGGCTCGGTCGTGGCACTCGCGCTGCTGACGCTTGCCGCCATCCTGCTCGATTTCGGGGTAACGATGACGCTCGTGATCGGCCAGCGGTCGATCTACAATCTCGGCGCGGACCTGAGAAGCCGGCTCAACGGCCTCTACATGGCGACCTTCTTCTGTGGCGGCGCGATCGGCTCCGCCGTCGGCGCCTGGGCCTTTGCCGAAGGCGGCTGGCTGCTTGCCTCCTCGCTCGGCCTTGCCCTGCCGGTCATCGCCTTCCTCTATTTCCTGACGGAAAAACGCGCCAAGGTTTAA
- a CDS encoding MarR family winged helix-turn-helix transcriptional regulator — MKDNDDMPGHLARRFQQIAVAVFHAEVEQAGYDLTPVQYAALAAISTNPGIDQVTLAGLIAYDRTTITGVIDRLVQKGLLVRNASTKDRRARELQITDEGRKTLDGIAPAVEAAQELMVRGLTAEETDELLRLLRKAIAAGNELSRAPLREVSDAAKTKPVT, encoded by the coding sequence GTGAAAGACAACGATGACATGCCGGGGCATCTGGCCCGCCGGTTCCAGCAGATCGCCGTGGCGGTCTTCCATGCCGAGGTCGAGCAAGCCGGCTACGACCTGACACCCGTCCAATACGCGGCGCTTGCGGCGATCAGCACCAATCCCGGGATCGATCAGGTAACGCTTGCGGGGCTGATCGCCTACGACCGGACGACGATTACCGGGGTCATCGACCGGCTGGTGCAGAAGGGCCTGCTGGTGCGCAATGCCAGCACCAAGGACAGGCGCGCCCGCGAATTGCAGATCACCGACGAGGGGCGGAAGACGCTCGACGGCATAGCGCCGGCGGTGGAGGCGGCGCAGGAATTGATGGTGCGCGGCCTGACGGCAGAAGAGACGGACGAACTGCTGCGGCTTTTGCGCAAGGCGATTGCCGCCGGCAACGAGTTGAGCCGCGCACCGTTGCGCGAGGTTTCGGACGCCGCCAAGACCAAGCCGGTCACCTGA
- a CDS encoding MFS transporter — translation MNGQTIETASPLSIASIVVSMTIAAIGSGIMSAYVPFVLTQTGDTWAASAAVPTLAFGGLVGCLVGGPLIRRVGHARLFSCSMAMVIIAAVLIATNPPPIYWVLARGVYGAASNVNFIIAQSWLNHAASNEWRGRAMSFFYMAFVLGLGAGAWLFGRIPTDGNLAPLAVVFVTALAILPIGLTRLPNPPAPANVNVDIKMAWRISPVGLIGVLASGGLSMVIQGFVPIYATTSHVAQTDVALLMLVMQTGLLFVQYPLGMLSDRIDRRFVLLITCALIVAAGAAALFVSFSMMIVLMLVFLIFGGAVETVYSVANAHANDRADPGDFVPLSSTLLVAWSTAATIVPLGVTLLTPAFGQHTFIYAVILVAIAYGTYVIWRLKERVGVPADERENVGLRSAQLPNASVMTGPETEKPAK, via the coding sequence ATGAACGGCCAGACAATCGAGACGGCGTCGCCCCTGTCGATCGCCAGCATCGTCGTCTCGATGACGATCGCCGCCATCGGCAGCGGCATCATGTCCGCCTATGTTCCTTTCGTGCTGACGCAGACGGGCGACACCTGGGCCGCCAGCGCCGCCGTCCCGACGCTCGCCTTTGGCGGCCTGGTCGGCTGCCTCGTCGGCGGCCCGCTGATCCGCCGGGTCGGCCATGCGCGCCTGTTCTCGTGCTCGATGGCGATGGTGATCATCGCCGCCGTGCTGATCGCCACCAACCCGCCGCCGATCTACTGGGTGCTGGCGCGCGGCGTCTATGGGGCAGCCTCCAACGTCAATTTCATCATCGCCCAGAGCTGGCTCAACCACGCCGCCTCCAACGAATGGCGCGGCCGGGCAATGTCGTTCTTCTACATGGCTTTCGTGCTGGGGCTCGGCGCCGGCGCCTGGTTGTTCGGCCGTATTCCGACGGATGGCAATCTGGCGCCGCTCGCCGTGGTGTTCGTCACCGCGCTCGCTATCCTGCCGATCGGGCTGACCCGCCTGCCGAACCCGCCGGCGCCGGCCAATGTCAATGTCGACATCAAAATGGCCTGGCGCATCTCGCCGGTCGGGCTGATCGGCGTGCTCGCGTCCGGCGGCCTTTCCATGGTGATACAGGGCTTCGTGCCGATCTACGCCACCACCAGCCACGTGGCGCAGACGGATGTGGCGCTGCTGATGCTGGTGATGCAGACCGGCCTGCTGTTCGTGCAATATCCGCTCGGCATGCTGTCGGACCGCATCGACCGCCGCTTCGTGCTCTTGATCACCTGCGCGCTGATCGTTGCGGCAGGCGCCGCGGCGCTGTTCGTCTCCTTCTCGATGATGATCGTCCTGATGCTCGTCTTCCTCATCTTCGGCGGCGCGGTCGAGACCGTCTATTCGGTCGCCAATGCGCATGCCAACGACCGCGCCGATCCCGGCGACTTCGTGCCGCTCTCCTCGACGCTGCTGGTCGCCTGGTCGACGGCGGCGACCATCGTGCCGCTCGGGGTGACGCTGCTCACCCCCGCTTTCGGCCAGCACACCTTCATCTATGCGGTGATCCTGGTGGCGATCGCCTATGGGACTTACGTGATCTGGCGCCTCAAGGAACGCGTGGGCGTGCCGGCCGACGAACGGGAGAATGTCGGGCTCAGAAGCGCACAGCTTCCGAACGCCTCCGTCATGACCGGTCCGGAGACCGAAAAGCCCGCCAAATAG
- the lepA gene encoding translation elongation factor 4 codes for MSTNSTRTPLDHIRNFSIVAHIDHGKSTLADRLIQTTGGLAERDMSEQVLDSMDIERERGITIKAQTVRLHYKANNGETYILNLIDTPGHVDFAYEVSRSLSACEGSLLVVDASQGVEAQTLANVYQAIDNNHEIVTVLNKIDLPAAEPDRIREQIEEVIGIDASQAVLISAKTGLGIPDVLEAIVHQLPPPKSELGEKGPLKALLVDSWYDTYLGVMVLVRILDGVLTKGQTIRMMGTDAKYQVERVGVLTPKMLAVDSLGPGEIGFFTGSIKEVADTRVGDTITEDKKPTAHALPGFKPAQPVVFCGLFPVDAADFEDLRAAMGKLRLNDASFSFEMESSAALGFGFRCGFLGLLHLEIIQERLEREFDLDLIATAPSVVYKLTMTDGSERELHNPADMPDVVKISEIQEPWIKATILTPDDYLGGILKLCQDRRGIQTELTYVGKRAMLTYELPLNEVVFDFYDRLKSISKGYASFDYHLHGYREGNLVKMSIMVNGEPVDALSMLVHRSAAEKRGRDMCEKLKDLIPRHMFKIPIQAAIGGNVIARETISAMRKDVTAKCYGGDATRKRKLLDKQKEGKKRMRQFGKVDIPQEAFIAALKMKDD; via the coding sequence ATGAGCACCAATTCCACCCGCACTCCGCTTGACCATATCCGCAACTTCTCGATCGTGGCGCATATCGACCACGGCAAGTCGACGCTGGCCGACCGGCTGATCCAGACGACCGGCGGCCTTGCCGAGCGCGACATGTCGGAACAGGTGCTGGACTCGATGGATATCGAGCGCGAGCGCGGCATCACCATCAAGGCCCAGACCGTGCGCCTGCACTACAAGGCGAATAACGGCGAAACCTATATCCTGAATTTGATCGACACGCCCGGCCACGTCGACTTCGCCTACGAGGTCTCGCGTTCGCTGTCGGCCTGCGAAGGTTCGCTGCTCGTCGTCGACGCGTCCCAGGGCGTCGAGGCGCAGACGCTCGCCAACGTCTACCAGGCGATCGACAACAACCACGAGATCGTCACCGTCCTCAACAAGATCGACCTGCCGGCGGCCGAACCCGACCGTATCCGCGAACAGATCGAGGAAGTGATCGGCATCGACGCGTCGCAGGCCGTGCTGATCTCGGCCAAGACCGGCCTCGGCATTCCCGACGTGCTGGAAGCGATCGTCCACCAGCTGCCGCCGCCGAAGAGCGAACTCGGCGAAAAGGGCCCGCTGAAGGCGCTGCTGGTCGACAGCTGGTACGACACCTATCTCGGCGTCATGGTTCTGGTACGCATTCTCGACGGCGTGCTGACCAAGGGCCAGACCATCCGCATGATGGGTACCGACGCCAAATACCAGGTGGAGCGCGTCGGCGTTCTGACCCCGAAAATGCTGGCCGTCGACAGTCTTGGCCCGGGCGAGATCGGTTTCTTCACCGGCTCGATCAAGGAAGTCGCCGATACGCGCGTCGGCGATACGATCACCGAGGACAAGAAGCCGACGGCGCATGCGCTGCCGGGCTTCAAGCCGGCTCAGCCGGTGGTGTTCTGCGGCCTCTTCCCGGTCGATGCGGCCGATTTCGAGGACCTGCGCGCCGCGATGGGCAAGCTGCGCCTCAACGACGCCTCGTTCTCCTTCGAAATGGAAAGTTCGGCAGCGCTCGGCTTCGGCTTCCGCTGCGGCTTCCTCGGCTTGCTTCATCTGGAAATCATCCAGGAGCGCCTGGAGCGCGAGTTCGACCTCGACCTGATCGCCACCGCGCCTTCGGTTGTCTACAAGCTGACGATGACCGATGGTTCCGAGCGCGAGCTGCACAATCCGGCGGACATGCCGGATGTGGTCAAGATTTCCGAAATCCAGGAGCCGTGGATCAAGGCAACGATCCTGACGCCCGACGATTATCTCGGCGGCATCCTGAAACTCTGCCAGGATCGGCGCGGCATCCAGACCGAACTCACCTATGTCGGCAAGCGCGCCATGCTCACCTATGAGCTGCCGCTCAACGAAGTGGTGTTCGACTTCTACGACCGCCTGAAGTCGATCTCCAAGGGTTATGCCTCGTTCGACTACCATCTGCACGGCTATCGCGAAGGCAACCTCGTGAAGATGTCGATCATGGTCAACGGCGAGCCGGTCGACGCGCTCTCCATGCTGGTCCACCGCTCGGCCGCCGAAAAGCGCGGCCGCGACATGTGCGAGAAGCTGAAAGACCTGATCCCGCGGCACATGTTCAAGATCCCGATCCAGGCGGCGATCGGCGGCAACGTCATCGCCCGCGAAACGATCTCGGCTATGCGCAAGGACGTGACCGCAAAATGCTACGGCGGCGACGCCACCCGCAAGCGCAAGCTGCTCGACAAGCAGAAGGAAGGCAAGAAGCGCATGCGCCAGTTCGGCAAAGTCGACATCCCGCAGGAAGCCTTCATTGCCGCGCTGAAGATGAAGGACGACTGA
- a CDS encoding helix-turn-helix domain-containing protein: METTDHDIENAISERLKSLRARAGLTLDDLASRSGVSRAMISRVERAEASPTAALLARLSEALGLSLSAFFADDEPQSSPLSRRAEQKLWRDPHTGYLRRSVSPPGTPSRVDIVEVDFPAHARVSFPPREESRVMTQHVWLFEGVLEMIIGETVHRLQPGDCLYMDIGDAFDFHNPSDQPARYAVILDRGR; this comes from the coding sequence ATGGAAACGACGGATCATGACATCGAGAACGCCATCAGCGAGCGGCTGAAGAGCCTGCGCGCCCGCGCCGGCCTGACGCTGGACGATCTGGCGAGCCGCTCCGGCGTCAGCCGTGCGATGATTTCGCGGGTGGAGCGGGCGGAGGCGAGCCCGACCGCCGCGCTGCTGGCAAGGCTGTCGGAAGCGCTCGGACTTTCCCTCTCCGCCTTCTTCGCCGATGACGAACCGCAGAGCTCTCCGCTCAGCCGCAGGGCGGAGCAGAAGCTGTGGCGCGATCCGCATACGGGTTATCTGCGCCGCTCGGTTTCACCGCCGGGCACGCCGTCGCGCGTCGATATCGTCGAGGTGGATTTCCCCGCCCATGCGCGGGTCAGCTTTCCGCCGCGCGAGGAAAGCCGGGTGATGACCCAGCATGTCTGGCTCTTCGAAGGCGTGCTGGAGATGATCATCGGCGAAACCGTCCATAGGCTGCAGCCCGGCGATTGCCTCTACATGGATATCGGCGATGCCTTCGACTTCCACAATCCATCCGACCAGCCGGCCCGGTATGCGGTCATCCTCGACCGCGGCCGCTGA
- a CDS encoding flagellin N-terminal helical domain-containing protein, translated as MSSISYNQSAASALLLLTGSAKALERNTIQVATGRNVNTASDNAAYWSIATSMRSTGMSLSAVGDASGLAAAMADTASLGMEAATGLVSEIKAKLILARSPGVDRDAINAEIGQLKDQLGMVAESSSFNGENWLSSAGTPGVKSLLASSSTGPDGTTALNTIDFDTASTTLVGSSDAADGLLTKAYSGTTDNGTAYEYYLLDTGSQGSATASEIKISNSTTEDELDGMISATDSMLSGLTSAGAKLGSTSSRIGANTEFLSKLHDAIDRGVGRLVDANMEESAVRLAATKVQQQLQTIGLSIVNEQSKRILDLFR; from the coding sequence ATGAGCAGCATTTCCTACAATCAGTCGGCGGCGTCTGCGCTGTTGCTGCTGACCGGCTCCGCCAAGGCGCTGGAGCGCAACACGATCCAGGTGGCAACCGGCCGCAACGTCAATACGGCATCCGACAACGCCGCCTATTGGTCGATCGCCACCTCCATGCGTTCCACCGGCATGTCGCTCTCGGCGGTCGGGGACGCATCGGGCCTTGCAGCCGCGATGGCGGATACGGCGTCGCTCGGCATGGAGGCTGCGACCGGCCTCGTTTCCGAGATCAAGGCAAAACTCATCCTGGCGCGCTCGCCGGGCGTGGACCGAGACGCAATCAATGCGGAGATCGGCCAACTCAAGGATCAGTTGGGCATGGTCGCCGAATCGTCGTCCTTCAACGGCGAGAACTGGCTGAGTTCCGCCGGGACGCCGGGTGTCAAGTCGCTGCTGGCATCCTCATCGACAGGCCCCGACGGCACCACGGCCCTCAACACGATCGATTTCGATACCGCCTCGACGACGCTGGTCGGCAGTAGTGACGCCGCCGACGGGCTTCTGACCAAGGCCTATTCGGGCACCACCGACAACGGCACCGCCTACGAATATTACCTTCTCGACACGGGATCGCAGGGCTCGGCAACCGCCAGCGAAATCAAGATCTCGAATTCGACCACCGAAGACGAGCTGGACGGGATGATCTCCGCCACCGACAGCATGCTTTCGGGCCTCACCTCCGCCGGCGCCAAACTCGGCTCCACTTCGAGCCGCATCGGTGCCAATACGGAGTTCCTCTCCAAGCTGCATGATGCGATCGACCGCGGTGTCGGGCGCCTGGTCGATGCCAACATGGAAGAGAGCGCCGTCAGGCTTGCCGCCACGAAGGTGCAGCAGCAACTCCAGACGATCGGCCTCAGCATCGTCAACGAGCAGTCGAAACGCATTCTCGACCTCTTCCGCTGA
- a CDS encoding HAD-IA family hydrolase: MKILMVDVDGVLVHGRPGDGLPFATDLERDLGLPLDVWQREFFKPYWPDIVIGREPIEPRLTAVLREIAPHLEAETLLQYWFENDSRLDRKLLDDLAVFGETGLALYLATNQEHRRAAYLMDELGLARHFDGIFYSAKFGHRKPAQDFFRLATAETGASPDEILFLDDTLENVEAARVFGWNAVHWTAGMTLEAAIAPFAAVEENR; encoded by the coding sequence ATGAAAATTCTGATGGTCGACGTCGACGGCGTGCTCGTTCACGGGCGTCCCGGCGACGGATTGCCGTTCGCAACCGATCTCGAACGGGATCTCGGCCTGCCGCTGGACGTGTGGCAGCGGGAATTCTTCAAGCCTTACTGGCCCGACATCGTCATCGGCCGGGAGCCGATCGAGCCTCGCCTCACCGCGGTGCTTCGGGAGATCGCCCCGCATCTCGAAGCGGAAACGCTGCTCCAGTACTGGTTCGAAAACGATTCCCGGCTGGACCGGAAGCTGCTCGACGATCTTGCCGTGTTCGGAGAAACCGGCTTGGCGCTTTATCTCGCCACCAACCAGGAACATCGGCGCGCAGCCTATCTGATGGATGAACTCGGCCTCGCCCGCCATTTCGACGGTATTTTCTATTCCGCCAAATTCGGCCATCGCAAGCCGGCGCAGGATTTTTTCCGCCTCGCCACCGCGGAAACGGGTGCGTCGCCCGACGAGATCCTCTTCCTCGACGACACGCTCGAAAATGTGGAGGCCGCCCGAGTGTTCGGCTGGAACGCGGTCCACTGGACAGCCGGTATGACGCTGGAAGCAGCCATCGCCCCGTTTGCGGCAGTTGAAGAAAACCGCTGA
- a CDS encoding GNAT family N-acetyltransferase, translated as MTVIIRILNAGETRAAITDLSETLSDCVNGGASLGFMLPFAPEDAVGYWQEIADAVEKGGIILAVAEVEGKVVGTVQVGLASKPNQPHRGDLMKLLVHRSARGLGLSRRLMEAVEAEAARRGRTLLVLDTATGSEAEKIYPRFGWERVGVIPDYAMWPQGGFCATTLFYKRVA; from the coding sequence ATGACCGTCATCATTCGCATCCTCAATGCCGGCGAAACCCGCGCTGCCATAACCGATCTCTCCGAGACCCTGTCCGACTGCGTCAATGGCGGGGCCTCGCTCGGTTTCATGCTGCCCTTCGCGCCGGAGGATGCAGTCGGCTATTGGCAGGAGATTGCCGATGCGGTCGAAAAAGGCGGCATCATCCTCGCGGTGGCCGAAGTGGAGGGCAAGGTCGTCGGCACGGTGCAGGTGGGCCTTGCCTCGAAGCCGAACCAGCCGCATCGCGGCGACTTGATGAAGCTCCTCGTGCATCGCTCCGCCCGAGGGCTCGGCCTGTCGCGCAGGCTGATGGAGGCGGTGGAAGCGGAAGCCGCACGGCGCGGCCGCACGCTTCTGGTGCTCGACACGGCGACCGGCAGCGAGGCGGAAAAGATCTATCCGCGCTTCGGCTGGGAGCGGGTCGGAGTCATTCCGGATTATGCCATGTGGCCGCAGGGCGGTTTCTGCGCCACCACGCTGTTTTACAAGAGGGTTGCTTGA
- a CDS encoding type II toxin-antitoxin system CcdA family antitoxin: MAEARALKIDLSQSAEEGIAKALKAERERLWRLESAEAIRFHNEYVEKHGLPLAKYRRF; encoded by the coding sequence ATTGCCGAGGCTCGCGCGCTGAAGATCGACCTCTCGCAGTCCGCCGAGGAAGGCATCGCCAAGGCCCTCAAAGCCGAGCGGGAGCGCCTTTGGCGGCTGGAAAGTGCCGAGGCAATCCGGTTTCACAATGAGTATGTCGAGAAACACGGCCTGCCGCTGGCAAAGTATCGCCGGTTCTGA